One window from the genome of Echinicola vietnamensis DSM 17526 encodes:
- a CDS encoding DUF4249 domain-containing protein, producing MKKYIGLLVLLSVTLMGCEDVIELDLDEGAPRIAIEGIVTDQPGPYTVTITESVGFYDDNVFPSISGAYVEISDDQGNVEVLAEKEAGVYQTASLQGQRGVTYTLTVEYDGQTYTAESKMPEEQVVIDSLGFRFEEESLLNDEGYYFKAYFEDPPGLGDYYSFNVFVNGEVYVFDFDGEMIEDDNFWLYSDKYTDGNAQDYDFPHTLEEGDDVYVELRHLDKSTYDYYRMLVDVIDGGGVAPSNPISNFGDTALGYFGAFSVSSIEDTVE from the coding sequence ATGAAAAAGTATATTGGACTATTAGTATTGCTTTCTGTTACCTTGATGGGATGCGAGGATGTGATCGAACTGGACCTTGACGAGGGAGCTCCGAGGATAGCCATTGAGGGAATTGTGACCGATCAACCGGGACCATATACGGTAACCATTACCGAATCCGTAGGGTTTTATGATGACAATGTATTTCCGTCCATCAGCGGTGCTTATGTGGAAATTTCGGACGATCAGGGAAATGTGGAGGTGCTTGCCGAAAAAGAAGCGGGAGTGTACCAGACGGCCAGTCTGCAAGGACAGCGTGGCGTGACTTATACCCTTACCGTGGAATATGACGGCCAGACCTATACTGCTGAAAGCAAAATGCCTGAGGAGCAGGTGGTAATTGACTCCCTTGGGTTCCGTTTTGAGGAGGAATCTCTGCTGAATGATGAAGGATATTATTTCAAGGCATATTTTGAAGACCCTCCGGGCCTGGGCGATTACTACAGCTTTAATGTTTTTGTCAACGGTGAGGTATATGTTTTTGACTTTGACGGAGAAATGATCGAAGATGATAATTTTTGGCTTTATAGTGACAAGTATACGGATGGGAATGCTCAGGATTATGATTTTCCCCACACCCTAGAGGAGGGAGATGATGTTTATGTGGAGTTAAGACACCTGGATAAATCAACTTACGATTATTACCGGATGCTTGTGGATGTCATTGATGGTGGTGGCGTGGCGCCATCTAATCCCATTTCGAACTTTGGAGATACCGCTCTGGGGTATTTTGGGGCCTTTTCAGTATCGAGTATAGAAGATACCGTGGAGTAA
- a CDS encoding winged helix-turn-helix transcriptional regulator, with protein sequence MKGGHSAFGDTKVGYFSLMDFAIESGVGKGSALTNEWKAVLDRRMPGYLAASVFEEDFGHHRLSLRTISHYTVIYKRKIVPNLNCGLDLVGEVLYGKWKMRLLWFIDQGHKRPSELQRKIPDASRRVLNLRLRELQDHELVTKVIYPVVPPKVEYSLTDFGRSLIPIIGAIGKWGITMRKG encoded by the coding sequence ATGAAAGGAGGTCATTCCGCTTTCGGAGACACCAAAGTTGGATACTTCAGTCTTATGGATTTTGCCATAGAATCAGGTGTAGGGAAGGGATCAGCGCTGACCAATGAATGGAAGGCGGTACTTGACCGCCGGATGCCCGGGTATCTGGCGGCTTCTGTTTTTGAAGAAGATTTTGGTCATCATCGGTTGTCGCTTCGGACAATTTCCCACTATACTGTGATCTATAAAAGAAAGATAGTGCCCAACCTAAACTGTGGACTTGACCTGGTAGGAGAGGTCCTATATGGAAAATGGAAGATGCGGTTGCTTTGGTTTATAGATCAAGGACATAAACGGCCCAGTGAATTGCAGCGCAAAATTCCTGACGCTTCACGGAGGGTTTTGAACCTCCGGTTGAGGGAGCTACAGGACCATGAGCTCGTGACCAAGGTGATTTATCCGGTGGTACCACCAAAAGTCGAATATAGTCTCACCGATTTTGGAAGGAGCCTGATACCGATAATCGGAGCAATCGGGAAATGGGGGATAACAATGCGGAAAGGTTAA
- a CDS encoding site-specific integrase produces the protein MNKHFTEFNELTNSAGNYLEQKLCYSLKTSYEYAKVWKRLREFMFSNGFSHYDKSVEEQFLRFNFKNKSWKDLTVSQRVTYNGLKMLTEYHQTGKINIPSLPSKYPLDFRGPIGKVILDFLRRRQQRGMSRSSLHNYQRHLYEFMEYCEKRGIGSVGYIDLPLLLHFINQYNCDKKTVMIVLISTLRIFLRYLFKENLTAIDYSSKVPRCKKVTQPKIPSLYSKEEVEKLIASVDRSSPTGKRNYAIIMLAARLGLRASDISRLKFKNLHWNTSTIEIDQVKTGNPLQLPLLPDVGNAIIDYLQYGRPVSEEPHVFLTGRPPYGCFTTSNVVTHVVQRAIIKAGIDTKNRRFGPHSLRHSLGFRMLEKSTMLPVISEVFGHKSSESTRFYLRIDLTSMKQCMLDVPPVPTEFYQQRGGAFYG, from the coding sequence ATGAACAAGCATTTCACAGAGTTCAATGAACTCACCAACAGTGCAGGTAATTACCTTGAACAGAAGCTCTGTTATTCATTAAAGACATCCTATGAATATGCGAAGGTCTGGAAACGGCTCAGAGAATTTATGTTTTCCAATGGTTTTAGTCATTATGATAAGTCAGTAGAAGAGCAGTTTTTACGGTTTAATTTTAAAAACAAAAGTTGGAAGGATCTGACTGTCAGTCAAAGAGTCACTTATAATGGGCTGAAGATGCTTACCGAGTATCATCAGACAGGCAAGATCAACATTCCTTCACTGCCAAGTAAATATCCACTGGACTTTAGGGGCCCCATTGGTAAAGTTATTCTGGATTTTTTGAGGCGCAGACAGCAAAGGGGGATGTCCAGAAGCAGTCTCCACAATTATCAAAGACATTTATATGAATTTATGGAGTACTGTGAAAAGCGAGGTATTGGCAGCGTTGGGTATATTGATCTGCCCTTACTGCTTCATTTCATAAACCAGTACAACTGTGATAAGAAAACCGTAATGATTGTCTTGATTTCGACCTTACGGATTTTCCTGCGGTATCTGTTTAAGGAAAACCTTACGGCTATTGACTATTCTTCTAAGGTCCCAAGATGTAAAAAAGTTACCCAGCCCAAGATACCTTCCCTCTATTCAAAGGAAGAAGTAGAAAAACTGATTGCATCAGTAGACAGATCAAGCCCTACCGGGAAAAGGAACTATGCTATTATCATGCTTGCCGCCAGGCTCGGGCTCAGGGCTTCGGATATCTCCAGATTAAAATTTAAAAATTTACATTGGAACACCAGTACGATTGAGATTGACCAGGTAAAAACAGGGAACCCATTACAGCTCCCCTTGTTGCCAGACGTTGGCAATGCCATCATCGATTATTTACAATACGGACGTCCTGTTTCAGAAGAACCCCATGTGTTTTTAACAGGAAGGCCGCCATACGGTTGTTTTACTACTAGCAACGTGGTTACCCATGTTGTTCAGAGAGCGATAATAAAAGCCGGTATTGACACCAAAAACAGAAGGTTTGGTCCCCATTCATTACGGCATAGCTTGGGATTCAGAATGTTGGAAAAAAGCACTATGCTCCCCGTTATATCGGAGGTTTTTGGTCACAAAAGTTCAGAGTCCACAAGGTTTTACCTCCGGATCGATCTAACCTCCATGAAGCAATGTATGCTGGACGTCCCGCCTGTACCAACAGAGTTTTATCAGCAGAGAGGAGGTGCGTTTTATGGATAA